One segment of Odontesthes bonariensis isolate fOdoBon6 chromosome 1, fOdoBon6.hap1, whole genome shotgun sequence DNA contains the following:
- the cebpa gene encoding CCAAT/enhancer-binding protein alpha, translating into MELSNLYEVAPRPLMSSLPHGQQLPSGYRDPAELGGEIGDNETSIDLSAYIDPAAFNDDFLADLFHHSSRQDKLKMMSGEYDSVPCGPGPPQQHYMPGYMESKLEPLYEHNPPRIRPVAIKQEPRDDEDLAPGVPPTYHHPHPHAHAHPQQYSQQQQMPHLQYQIAHCAQTTMHLQPGHPTPPPTPVPSPHQHHHQHAHAQQGGLKLLEQRGKSKKHVDKNSPEYRLRRERNNVAVRKSRDKAKMRNMETQQKVVELSTDNERLRRRVEHLSRELDTLRGIFRQLPDGSFKPLGS; encoded by the coding sequence ATGGAGCTCTCCAACTTGTACGAGGTCGCCCCCCGGCCCCTGATGAGCAGCCTTCCCCACGGCCAGCAGCTGCCCTCCGGCTACAGAGATCCCGCGGAGCTCGGCGGAGAGATCGGGGACAACGAGACCTCCATCGACCTGAGCGCCTACATCGATCCGGCGGCGTTCAACGACGACTTCCTGGCGGACCTGTTCCACCACAGCTCCCGGCAGGACAAGCTGAAGATGATGAGCGGGGAGTACGACTCGGTGCCGTGCGGCCCGGGGCCCCCGCAGCAGCACTACATGCCCGGCTACATGGAGTCCAAGCTGGAGCCGCTCTATGAGCACAACCCGCCGCGCATCCGGCCGGTGGCCATCAAGCAGGAGCCGCGGGACGACGAGGACCTGGCCCCGGGCGTGCCCCCCACCTACCACCACCCGCACCCGCACGCGCACGCGCACCCGCAGCAGTactcccagcagcagcagatgccGCACCTGCAGTACCAGATCGCGCACTGCGCGCAGACCACCATGCACCTCCAGCCGGGCCACCCCACCCCGCCGCCCACCCCGGTGCCCAGCCCGcaccagcaccaccaccagcaCGCGCACGCGCAGCAGGGCGGCCTGAAGCTGCTGGAGCAGCGGGGCAAATCCAAGAAGCACGTGGACAAGAACAGCCCCGAGTACCGGCTGCGGCGCGAGCGTAACAATGTGGCCGTGCGCAAGAGCCGCGACAAGGCGAAGATGCGCAACATGGAGACGCAGCAGAAGGTGGTGGAGCTGAGCACCGACAACGAGCGGCTGCGGCGGCGCGTGGAGCACCTGAGCCGCGAGCTGGACACGCTGCGGGGCATCTTCAGGCAGCTGCCCGACGGATCCTTCAAGCCGCTGGGCAGCTGA